Proteins from a genomic interval of Zingiber officinale cultivar Zhangliang chromosome 1B, Zo_v1.1, whole genome shotgun sequence:
- the LOC122044883 gene encoding uncharacterized protein LOC122044883: MQLSVRLDYRATNNEAEYGPLIAGLYAARHVGAAKVIIHSDSQLATQQLLGAFEISSSQLKLYAKAFEKLKANFQEVVIQKITLSDNQITDGEATRVTPFHLVYSGETVVLVEVGVESDWVQLYDDGNTERKLMEFDLVDEARDKAAVRLIAYRQRMKQNYNRRVIPRLFQVVDLVWKRIKQVGDVTKLEVL; encoded by the exons ATGCAATTATCTGTGCGGCTAGACTATCGGgctaccaataatgaagcagagtacggGCCCTTAATAGCTGGCTTGTACGCGGCTCGGCATGTTGGAGCAGCAAAGGTCATTATCCACTCGGATTCTCAGTTGGCCACTCAGCAGCTATTGGGGGCATTCGAAATAAGCAGCTCTCAACTCAAGCTATATGCAAAAGCTTTCGAGAAGTTGAAAGCAAACTTCCAAGAAGTTGTTATACAGAAGATCACCCTCTCGGACAACCAAATCACGGATGG AGAAGCAACCCGCGTCACACCATTCCACCTGGTGTACAGTGGTGAGACGGTGGTTCTAGTGGAAGTTGGAGTAGAGTCCGATTGGGTGCAACTCTACGACGATGGAAACACCGAGCGAAAGCTCATGGAATTCGACCTTGTGGATGAAGCGCGAGACAAGGCCGCCGTCCGGCTGATAGCGTACAGACAAcgcatgaagcagaactacaatcggagggtgatcccaAGGTTATTTCAGGTCGTTGACCTGGTTTGGAAAAGAATAAAACAGGTCGGCGACGTCACCAAATTAGAGGTTCTATAG
- the LOC121990581 gene encoding golgin subfamily B member 1-like, translating into MTADSSDICVGSKVEFQLATGLGLPSAGDRQELIDANGIACLDGEEKIEGGSGRSITLGNDNLEEPQELDEKVDVALVVDREPIKVKGENGKLSTENGDDCDGAADATLNIDVSEANGCDDTAPSSDVEEGLVKLELPGTMAGEGIGDAIEQQLENEMLDEKKRDIKNGICEVKGERRNEDGHVKLSLENERSFVEDTNKLGAANPDLHVMGAEKQEGETLLADMNFEKLESITEGMESNALLATIDKHGNSEFSVYDGKNLEFKSMSIETQQEEESKTSVLDDDRQVDEIEVKLNSIYHDHGEETVDRAGESRDIVTFTDDNSQACKDACVVLLKTVLPQSVVTTAKEQELGVSESQVMETKEQEGSESATEVELVMGPQASMTVSANPDNLKSVGVQKEQKFEGLVTENPSCITLIDVTTPENSTLVEESVEKGDPIGESVIVEQCADLHRSKDCFISDTICVAEKEVLLSQGLSDSGDQLTRSRCQETHLSEQEGAISSEVDVRSPTDIKDKLSNVVAGNGTCMTETEDNVTVDDVDAFEFEVAIAKECVESSTSFVNLNEVERLLDNESKSIQGESGITENNPVLVKDPGGSTLDGEKPDAGLGKPQVCYIIRIPRFIDNQLSTNIQIAQSEMNEKTERRDSFKVSIEKQKVICNDFWKKFEDAKAETRVARAAVNAKRQQMESLQLMINKWKNVHSVEELDAKIQSMEFELQHVTIPLKEEKKYIHELKQLRHQRDQLTSNLNSSEEIDEAFESKEQIEEQFKLLKKELDSLRTELLQAEGNANAARKNYDVEQQVLKGLQQQFRDADALRQKAYGHWLALKNILTEKNKHFNLYKSDQISAERYLSSRDLRGLLSHCSKQVENAMAMWNNDEEFRMQYVKSNMNSTLRRLRTADGRSLGPDEEPPVMQTNQLRVTGSSPQQNKISEIVPPSLGKKVETSKEVDLFPAPQAATNKPSVKQKKSAKPILKEVKEIVITGVPDEEIAIDDKASVLTKEEEELKKKAEELAKKEEELRKEKTAAGLKELHRLEQIAKFKEAEERKRRLAEKAQARAEFRAQKEAEQREKNRSKKQKKKGLAVEKTISINGSEEHTAASIESTQTTQELNIRETLALQKPSMPVPALKQFNKVQPIPSSLRKKVKRKMMTTWMWAILTIILLVLFLAANYISFSGYTYQSP; encoded by the exons ATGACGGCAGATTCGAGTGATATTTGTGTTGGATCAAAGGTTGAATTCCAGTTGGCGACAGGTCTGGGTTTACCATCCGCGGGCGATCGACAGGAATTGATTGATGCTAATGGCATTGCGTGTTTGGATGGTGAGGAGAAGATCGAAGGGGGAAGTGGGAGATCGATCACGCTGGGGAATGATAATTTGGAGGAGCCACAGGAGTTGGATGAAAAAGTAGATGTTGCACTCGTCGTGGATCGAGAACCAATTAAGGTGAAAGGAGAAAATGGGAAATTGAGTACGGAGAATGGAGATGATTGTGATGGGGCTGCTGATGCTACATTGAATATAGATGTGAGTGAGGCCAATGGTTGTGATGATACTGCTCCCTCTAGTGATGTGGAAGAGGGATTAGTTAAATTGGAATTACCTGGAACAATGGCTGGGGAAGGAATTGGTGATGCAATTGAGCAACAGCTGGAAAATGAGATGCTAGATGAGAAGAAAAGGGACATCAAAAATGGAATCTGTGAGGTGAAAGGAGAGAGGCGCAATGAAGATGGCCATGTGAAGTTGAGCTTGGAGAATGAACGGAGTTTCGTGGAGGATACTAATAAGCTAGGAGCTGCTAATCCAGACTTGCATGTCATGGGAGCAGAAAAACAAGAAGGTGAAACCTTACTCGCAGATATGAACTTTGAAAAACTGGAATCAATTACTGAAGGGATGGAAAGCAATGCTTTGCTTGCAACAATTGACAAACATGGAAATTCAGAATTTTCTGTTTATGATGGCAAAAATTTGGAATTTAAGAGCATGAGTATTGAGACACAACAAGAAGAGGAATCCAAAACATCAGTTCTAGATGATGATCGACAAGTAGATGAAATAGAGGTCAAACTCAACAGTATCTACCATGACCATGGAGAGGAAACAGTTGATAGGGCAGGTGAGAGTCGGGACATTGTCACTTTTACAGATGATAATAGCCAAGCATGTAAGGATGCTTGTGTTGTATTGTTGAAGACAGTGTTGCCTCAATCTGTGGTCACAACTGCAAAAGAGCAAGAACTGGGTGTTTCTGAAAGTCAAGTTATGGAGACAAAAGAGCAAGAAGGTTCAGAATCAGCTACTGAAGTAGAACTGGTGATGGGACCTCAGGCTTCAATGACTGTTTCTGCAAACCCAGATAATTTAAAATCAGTTGGAGTCCAAAAAGAACAAAAGTTTGAGGGATTGGTTACAGAGAACCCTTCGTGTATAACTCTCATAGATGTTACTACACCTGAGAATAGTACCTTGGTAGAGGAATCTGTAGAAAAGGGTGACCCCATTGGTGAAAGCGTGATTGTTGAACAGTGTGCTGATTTACATCGTTCAAAAGATTGCTTCATCTCAGATACAATTTGTGTGGCTGAGAAAGAAGTGTTGCTGTCTCAAGGTCTGTCTGATTCCGGTGATCAATTAACCAGGTCAAGGTGTCAAGAAACACATCTTTCTGAACAGGAAGGTGCCATCTCAAGTGAGGTAGATGTACGCAGCCCAACAG ATATAAAAGACAAGTTAAGCAATGTGGTAGCTGGAAATGGTACTTGTATGACTGAAACTGAAGACAATGTAACTGTGGATGATGTTGATGCCTTCGAATTTGAAGTCGCAATTGCAAAGGAATGTGTAGAATCTAGCACTTCTTTTGTTAATTTAAATGAAGTGGAAAGGTTGTTGGATAATGAAAGTAAAAGTATCCAAGGAGAATCTGGAATTACCGAGAATAACCCAGTGTTAGTGAAAGACCCTGGTGGTTCAACTTTGGATGGTGAAAAGCCGGACGCTGGTTTAGGGAAACCACAAGTATGTTACATAATTAGAATTCCAAGATTCATTGACAATCAACTTTCGACAAACATTCAAATTGCACAGTCAGAAATGAACgagaaaacagaaagaagggattctTTCAAAGTTTCTATAGAAAAGCAGAAG GTGATATGTAATGATTTCTGGAAgaagtttgaagatgcaaaggcaGAAACAAGAGTTGCAAGAGCTGCAGTTAATGCCAAACGCCAGCAGATGGAATCTCTGCAATTAATGATAAACAAGTGGAAAAATGTGCATTCAGTGGAGGAACTTGATGCTAAG ATACAATCAATGGAATTTGAGCTTCAACATGTAACCATACCattgaaagaagaaaagaaatatattCATGAGCTTAAACAGTTGAGACACCAGAGAGATCAACTCACTTCAAATTTGAATTCAAGTGAAGAAATAGATGAGGCATTTGAAAGTAAGGAACAGATTGAAGAGCAGTTCAAG CTTTTGAAGAAGGAACTAGATTCTCTTAGAACTGAGTTATTGCAAGCTGAAGGTAATGCAAATGCTGCAAGGAAGAATTATGATGTAGAACAGCAAGTTTTAAAAGGTCTTCAACAACAATTCAGGGATGCTGATGCTCTTCGCCAGAAAGCATATGGACATTGGCTAGCACTTAAGAACATCTTAACTGAAAAA AATAAACATTTTAACCTGTACAAGAGTGATCAGATATCTGCAGAAAGGTATTTGTCTTCAAGAGATTTACGTGGACTCCTGTCACACTGTAGCAAACAG GTTGAAAATGCAATGGCTATGTGGAACAATGATGAGGAGTTCCGCATGCAATATGTTAAATCCAACATGAACAGCACGCTTAGAAGACTAAGAACGGCTGATGGAAGATCCCTTGGTCCAGATGAGGAGCCGCCAGTCATGCAAACTAACCAGTTAAGAGTTACAGGCTCTTCTCCACAACAAAACAAAATCAGCGAAATTGTTCCACCATCTTTGGGAAAAAAAGTTGAAACTTCCAAAGAAGTTGATTTGTTTCCTGCTCCTCAAGCTGCAACTAACAAACCATCAGTTAAACAGAAGAAATCGGCTAAGCCTATATTAAAAGAGGTAAAAGAAATTGTCATCACTGGAGTTCCAGATGAAGAAATTGCAATTGATGATAAGGCAAGTGTTCTaactaaagaggaagaggagCTCAAAAAAAAGGCAGAAGAATTGgctaagaaggaagaagaattgAGGAAAGAAAAGACTGCAGCTGGGTTAAAAGAACTGCATCGTTTAGAGCAAATTGCAAAATTCAAAGAggcagaagaaagaaaaagaagactaGCTGAGAAGGCGCAGGCCAGAGCCGAATTCCGAGCACAGAAGGAAGCTGAACAGAGGGAGAAG AACCGATCAAAGAAGCAGAAAAAGAAAGGTCTTGCAGTTGAAAAAACAATTTCAATTAATGGTTCTGAGGAACACACTGCAGCATCTATTGAAAGTACTCAAACTACTCAGGAACTCAATATCAGAGAAACTCTTGCATTACAAAAACCTTCAATGCCAGTACCTGCTTTAAAGCAATTCAACAAGGTGCAACCTATTCCCTCATCACTTCGTAAGAAGGTCAAGAGGAAGATGATGACCACATGGATGTGGGCTATACTTACCATCATATTGCTAGTCCTATTTCTGGCGGCTAACTACATCTCTTTCTCTGGTTACACCTACCAATCACCCTGA
- the LOC121990600 gene encoding probable L-type lectin-domain containing receptor kinase S.5, with amino-acid sequence MGDATACLPLRRRRRCHRILLAAVFCLYLVLPALSQADSDAVPANTSNSVSFVFPSFYNVVNGSNLLLLQDAGFSQGALQLTPDTVNNANYLINKSGNVFLTRSFKLWEDLPATATANASRRVASFNTSFNINVYRPNGSIPGDGLAFVIARSLDGPPPGSDGAYLGLTNATLNGLSTNQFVALELDTVMDSSVEDPDDNHVGLDINGVVSKVTANLTRLNIEIAPVNATNYTVWINYDGGARAIRLYMGVVGNPKPASPALQASLDLSEFLNQRSFFGFTGSTGETYQLNCVLAWNLTVEILTDDDNGALSGWKLGAVIGAAALVGLALVVGVVVWVCMRRRSVRDVDSRAVVAGTLRSLPGTPREFEFKELRRATKNFDEKMKLGQGGFGVVYRGVLQGENRELAVKKFSRGSSGTDDFLKELTIINRLRHKHLVPLVGWCHEKGILLLVYEYMPNGSLDQHLYGGDNDHRPLLGWERRYNIVAGVGSALHYLHEEYDQLVIHRDLKSSNIMLDAGFGARLGDFGLARALEIDKTSYAELELAGVPGTLGYIAPECFHTGKATRTSDVFGFGAVVLEVVCGRRPRGDNGQFLTDSVWKLHGDGHILDAVDPRLAGDFDAKDAERLLLLGLACSHPIPSDRPKTETILQILSRSVPPPTVPAAKPAFVWPAGPVDDEEDDDLRLMRRAAISMSMSMSMTSSNFASSSGYTTSQSQYSRDGPPQV; translated from the exons ATGGGCGACGCCACCGCTTGCCTtcccctccgccgccgccgccgttgcCATCGTATCCTCCTTGCGGCTGTTTTCTGCCTCTACCTGGTATTACCTGCGCTCTCCCAGGCCGACTCCGATGCCGTCCCCGCAAACACCTCCAACTCAGTTTCCTTCGTTTTCCCCTCCTTCTACAACGTGGTCAACGGCAGCAATCTCCTCCTCCTCCAGGACGCCGGCTTCAGCCAGGGTGCCCTCCAGCTCACCCCCGACACCGTCAACAACGCCAACTACCTCATCAACAAATCAGGAAACGTCTTCCTCACCCGCTCCTTCAAACTCTGGGAGGACCTCCCCGCCACCGCCACCGCCAACGCCTCCCGGCGCGTCGCTTCCTTCAACACTTCCTTCAACATCAACGTCTACCGCCCGAACGGGAGCATCCCCGGCGACGGTCTCGCCTTCGTTATTGCGCGCTCCCTCGACGGTCCGCCGCCCGGCAGCGACGGGGCCTACCTCGGCCTCACCAACGCGACCCTAAACGGCCTCTCGACCAACCAATTCGTCGCCTTGGAGCTGGACACCGTGATGGACAGCAGCGTCGAGGACCCTGACGACAACCACGTCGGCCTCGATATCAACGGCGTCGTCTCCAAAGTCACGGCCAATCTGACGCGCCTCAACATCGAGATCGCCCCCGTCAACGCGACCAACTACACGGTGTGGATCAACTACGATGGTGGCGCGCGAGCCATCCGGTTGTACATGGGCGTCGTTGGAAATCCGAAGCCGGCGTCTCCGGCGCTGCAAGCGTCTCTGGATCTAAGCGAGTTCCTGAATCAGCGCTCTTTCTTCGGCTTCACCGGGTCGACTGGGGAGACTTACCAGCTCAACTGCGTGCTGGCGTGGAATCTGACGGTGGAGATCTTGACGGATGACGACAACGGCGCTCTCTCGGGGTGGAAGTTGGGGGCGGTGATCGGCGCGGCGGCGTTAGTCGGGTTGGCGCTTGTTGTAGGGGTGGTGGTATGGGTGTGCATGAGGCGGCGGAGCGTGAGGGACGTGGACTCGAGGGCGGTGGTGGCGGGGACGCTCAGGAGCCTACCAGGGACGCCGAGGGAGTTCGAGTTCAAGGAACTGCGGAGGGCGACGAAGAACTTCGACGAGAAGATGAAGCTTGGGCAAGGTGGGTTCGGGGTGGTCTACCGGGGGGTTTTACAGGGAGAGAACCGCGAGCTGGCGGTGAAGAAGTTTTCCAGGGGAAGCAGCGGCACCGATGACTTCCTCAAGGAGCTCACCATCATCAATCGCCTCCGCCACAAGCATCTTGTGCCCCTCGTCG GGTGGTGCCATGAAAAGGGGATTCTGCTTCTGGTGTACGAGTACATGCCGAACGGCAGTCTGGATCAGCACCTCTACGGCGGCGACAACGACCACCGGCCTCTGCTGGGGTGGGAGCGGCGCTACAACATCGTGGCCGGGGTGGGGTCGGCGCTGCACTACCTCCACGAGGAGTACGACCAGCTCGTGATCCACCGCGACCTCAAGTCCTCCAACATTATGCTCGACGCCGGCTTCGGTGCGCGCCTCGGCGACTTTGGCCTCGCGCGCGCGCTGGAGATCGACAAAACCTCCTACGCCGAGCTGGAGCTAGCCGGCGTCCCCGGCACGCTGGGCTACATCGCTCCTGAGTGCTTCCACACCGGCAAGGCCACGCGCACCTCCGATGTCTTCGGCTTCGGGGCTGTCGTCCTCGAGGTCGTCTGCGGCCGCCGCCCCCGCGGCGACAACGGACAGTTCCTCACCGACTCGGTCTGGAAGCTCCACGGCGACGGCCACATCCTCGACGCCGTCGACCCGCGCCTCGCCGGCGATTTCGACGCGAAGGACGCCGAGCGCCTCCTCCTTCTCGGCCTCGCCTGCAGCCACCCAATCCCGTCCGATCGTCCCAAGACGGAGACCATCCTCCAGATCCTCTCCCGGTCGGTGCCGCCGCCCACAGTGCCGGCCGCGAAGCCTGCCTTCGTGTGGCCTGCCGGCCCCGTGGACGATGAGGAAGACGACGACCTCCGGCTGATGCGCAGGGCGGCGAttagcatgagcatgagcatgagcatgacgTCGTCAAACTTTGCATCATCATCCGGGTACACGACCTCGCAGTCCCAATACAGCCGAGATGGACCTCCTCAAGTCTGA